The proteins below come from a single Juglans regia cultivar Chandler chromosome 12, Walnut 2.0, whole genome shotgun sequence genomic window:
- the LOC109005003 gene encoding uncharacterized protein LOC109005003, whose translation MTDNGRNDDDTTTSVDTSVEKLPNHLLIEVFIRVPVSDWVQVSCVKKEWANLFRGECLWQAALVKLYPLAGQTKKWPGPIPRGPSRRRFTALYISKHMFALDGEIDELVGHIYLFLKEQLELSTMPPPSGILHGTMIDQFIACGKSSDMAHELASQIWLAVVDGLEENEHTFCLLKNLAQEGDVFLPYPYSRSSKVQWRVFEKLFTDFRDCFSRVDYYDVLACAKNKFQPIPSAWLGY comes from the exons ATGACAGATAATGGTAGAAATGACGATGACACAACAACATCGGTTGATACCTCTGTTGAAAAGCTTCCCAATCATCTCCTGATAGAAGTTTTCATTCGCGTTCCTGTCTCAGATTGGGTACAAGTATCTTGTGTGAAAAAGGAGTGGGCCAATCTGTTTCGTGGAGAATGCTTGTGGCAAGCTGCTCTAGTCAAGCTTTACCCTTTGGCTGGCCAAACTAAAAAGTGGCCTGGACCTATCCCTCGAGGGCCAAGCAGAAG GAGATTCACAGCTCTATACATTAGTAAACACATGTTTGCTCTGGATGGTGAGATAGACGAACTTGTGGGCcacatttatttgtttttgaaagAGCAACTTGAGCTTTCCACTATGCCACCTCCTTCAGGGATACTTCATGGAACAATGATAG ATCAATTTATTGCTTGTGGCAAATCAAGTGACATGGCCCATGAGCTAGCTTCACAGATCTGGCTGGCCGTTGTTGACGGTTTGGAGGAAAATGAACACACGTTTTGCTTGCTTAAAAATCTTGCACAGGAGGGCGAT GTTTTTCTTCCATACCCATACTCTAGATCAAGCAAAGTCCAATGGAGGGTGTTTGAAAAGCTGTTCACCGATTTCCGTGACTGCTTTAGTCGTGTAGATTACTATGATGTATTGGCATGCGCCAAGAACAAGTTTCAGCCGATACCATCAGCTTGGTTAGGTTACTAG